From a single Chthoniobacterales bacterium genomic region:
- a CDS encoding OmpA family protein, with amino-acid sequence MKSDKPALTPLGVILSLLLVAGLILGGFFVLRERASAPAPGPAPTVTSSTPTVANPTATANDEAVAPIEALAEAPKLGPAAPYLPKDNIIDIELSEYAGYAGLIAANGGLAPNENSYFFKKHGFKVRIALSEEESWSALNAGKMAASATTVDVLAVYGRQFNVVVPVQIGFSRGADGVVVRSDIRRVNGLKGKVIATSQFTEADFFIRYLAQEAGIGIAMLSSLDETPDPEKINLIYCEDAFAAGDLFLEDIKSGANRLAGCVTWAPKTTEVAEASGGRADVLVTNRNLLIVADILVVNKPFAQANPAIVAGLVDGTIHGAQLLRTQRDAQIPVVAKAFGWSAAETREELDKVHFSNLPEDLAFFSGAIDSAGSYGGIYQSAVYAYGPQLIPDPVDASRFLDLAALQALEKSGAYADQKMEIVPLRSGNLAAVEDNPLLSKDIRFFFEPNSSVLDLNETKNFERLDDIRKLLQVSPGSTVLLRGHVDDAMVPEFRRQGGEAFVRKMALKAMELSKNRAAEIQRLLVEREKIAPARIEVVGRGWEEPVGDSSDQKRRVEVQWFTVE; translated from the coding sequence ATGAAATCCGACAAGCCCGCTCTCACTCCGCTCGGCGTCATTCTCAGCCTCCTGCTCGTTGCGGGGCTTATCCTCGGGGGATTTTTCGTGCTTCGCGAACGAGCGTCTGCGCCGGCCCCCGGGCCAGCGCCGACCGTGACTTCCTCGACGCCGACCGTGGCGAATCCCACCGCGACGGCGAACGATGAAGCCGTGGCCCCGATCGAGGCGCTTGCGGAGGCTCCGAAGCTCGGTCCCGCGGCACCCTACCTGCCGAAGGACAACATCATCGACATCGAACTGAGCGAGTATGCCGGGTATGCGGGGTTGATTGCCGCCAATGGCGGGCTGGCGCCGAACGAGAACTCGTATTTTTTCAAAAAGCACGGCTTCAAGGTGCGGATCGCGTTGAGCGAGGAGGAGAGCTGGAGCGCGCTGAATGCCGGCAAGATGGCGGCCTCGGCGACGACGGTGGATGTGCTCGCGGTCTACGGGCGGCAGTTCAACGTCGTCGTGCCGGTGCAGATTGGGTTTTCGCGCGGGGCGGATGGCGTCGTGGTGCGATCCGACATCCGTCGCGTGAACGGGTTGAAGGGGAAGGTCATCGCGACCTCGCAGTTCACCGAGGCCGATTTCTTCATTCGTTATCTCGCGCAGGAGGCGGGAATCGGGATCGCGATGCTGTCGAGTCTCGACGAGACGCCGGACCCCGAAAAAATCAACCTCATCTACTGCGAGGATGCCTTCGCTGCCGGCGACCTGTTTCTCGAGGACATCAAGTCCGGCGCCAATCGGCTGGCGGGCTGCGTGACCTGGGCGCCGAAGACGACCGAGGTCGCCGAGGCCAGTGGCGGCCGCGCGGATGTGCTCGTGACGAATCGCAACCTGCTGATCGTTGCGGATATCCTCGTCGTGAACAAACCGTTCGCGCAGGCCAATCCCGCGATCGTTGCCGGTCTCGTGGACGGCACGATCCATGGTGCGCAACTTCTGCGCACCCAGCGCGACGCGCAGATTCCCGTCGTGGCGAAGGCTTTCGGCTGGTCCGCGGCCGAGACGCGAGAGGAGCTCGACAAGGTGCATTTTTCGAACCTGCCTGAAGATCTCGCGTTCTTCTCCGGCGCGATCGATTCCGCGGGCAGCTACGGAGGAATCTACCAGTCGGCGGTGTATGCCTACGGCCCGCAGCTTATCCCTGATCCCGTGGACGCCAGCCGTTTCCTGGACCTCGCGGCGCTGCAGGCGCTGGAAAAATCCGGGGCGTATGCCGACCAGAAGATGGAGATTGTGCCGCTCCGGTCCGGAAATCTCGCGGCGGTGGAAGATAATCCCCTCCTCAGCAAGGACATTCGATTTTTCTTCGAGCCGAATTCCTCCGTGCTCGATCTGAACGAGACGAAGAACTTCGAGCGACTGGACGACATTCGCAAACTGCTGCAGGTCTCGCCCGGCTCGACGGTGCTCCTGCGTGGGCACGTGGACGATGCCATGGTCCCGGAATTTCGCCGGCAGGGCGGGGAGGCTTTCGTGCGGAAGATGGCTCTCAAGGCGATGGAGCTGAGCAAGAATCGCGCGGCGGAAATTCAACGCCTCCTCGTCGAGCGGGAGAAAATTGCGCCCGCCCGCATCGAGGTCGTCGGGCGTGGCTGGGAGGAACCCGTGGGCGACTCCTCCGACCAGAAACGCCGCGTCGAGGTCCAGTGGTTCACCGTGGAGTAG